The genomic window GGCAGCTCCACGCCGAAGACGGAGCGCACGCGCGAAATCGCCTGCGTCGCCAGCAGCGAGTGTCCGCCCAGCTCGAAGAAGTTGTCCCGCGCGCCGACGCGTCCGACGCCCAGCACCTTCGCCCACTCCGCCGCCAGCACCTCCTCCGTCGGCGTCCTCGGCGCCACGTACGCGCCCGAGACCTCCACTCCCGCTTCCGACGGCTCCGGCAGCGCCTTGCGGTCCACCTTGCCATTCGCCGTCAGCGGCAGCGCCGCCAGCACCACGAAGGCCGACGGCACCATGTACTCCGGCACCCGCCCCTTCAGCGCTGTGCGCACT from Corallococcus caeni includes these protein-coding regions:
- a CDS encoding AMP-binding enzyme; translation: GEVEAALAQCEGVRECVVVAKGQGAGTKRLVAYVAGEGLDVAAVRTALKGRVPEYMVPSAFVVLAALPLTANGKVDRKALPEPSEAGVEVSGAYVAPRTPTEEVLAAEWAKVLGVGRVGARDNFFELGGHSLLATQAISRVRSVFGVELP